In a single window of the Salmo trutta chromosome 23, fSalTru1.1, whole genome shotgun sequence genome:
- the helq gene encoding helicase POLQ-like isoform X2, producing the protein MSAEIKVKRLSSRKRSRDRRISHLTPARKMTSASGRRCPDNTGQIELPRAMDQSMDAKFSEYCSDTEDLFGDYDSIVSDSSSLAKLDRVGQNMRPHDIDHTTSSRCPVVLLAGNPDFTSLKSSTGPKQSCDDSMTESFLEDFTDDAFLDMPSSQLAFLQDPQTADRNCYTDEDKTSMPMRHPEKSVSTEDRNERHIAPKARKSVSDHLKRAMMANAATPSSVSRTAVQKEAVVTEEISVAMQAMESVSMVTTDLGPFFGLPTKVKELICNLKGIKDLYEWQKTCLNLDSVQQRRNLIYSLPTSGGKTLVAEILILKELLCRKRDALFILPYVSLVQEKVRGLASFGLELDFMVEEYAGSKGRFPPVKGRGKRSLYIATIEKAHGLVNSLIEANRLDNVGLVVVDELHMLGDGSRGAIIEMTLAKVLYISKSTQIIGMSATLGNVQDIQKFLKAENYTNDFRPVELKEYVKLKDSIYEVDPKEEECFRFSRLLNFKYSSAMQKIDQDHIVALVTEVIPSQSCLVFCPTKKNCENVAEMICKYLKEDFIQHKQAEKAVLLGELRSSGNGSLCPVLKKTVPYGLAYHHSGLTSEERKLVEEAYSAGVLCLLTCTSTLAAGINLPARRVILRSPYVAADFLKRSQYKQMVGRAGRAGIDTHGESILILQDKDKVLVKKLVSAPMEICISNLMHSDGKGVLSLILSVIGLNITNSLEQIRDFMSGTLLSVQEKQVCLERSLWEVTQECVELLKEKGLVTVSTEPQDGTLQVTKLGRATYKGSVDLTYCDLLYRDLSKGLESLMLNSFLHLIYLVTPYDMVSQCKPDWMVYFRQFTLLSAAEQKMCAAVGVSESFVARKAAGQNVKKNIDQVVVSRLYLALVLLSLLKETDLWSVADRFQLSRGFIQTLLSSSSVFCSCVLHFTEELEEFWPFKALLTELTRRLTYCVQAELIPLMEVAGVMERRAKQLYNAGYKTLAHLANADPNILAKTVENLFKKQANQIVASAKMLLNEKADALQEEMDDLMMFPLDLLSL; encoded by the exons ATGAGTGCCGAAATCAAAGTAAAACGGCTGTCCTCGAGGAAGAGGTCCAGGGATAGACGAATAAGTCATCTCACGCCCGCAAGGAAAATGACTAGTGCTTCTGGACGACGATGTCCTGACAACACGGGACAGATAGAGCTTCCCAGAGCTATGGACCAATCCATGGATGCAAAGTTCAGTGAG TACTGCAGTGACACCGAGGACTTATTTGGGGATTATGACAGCATTGTAAGCGACAGCTCTTCCCTGGCAAAGCTCGATAGAGTAGGGCAGAACATGAGACCGCATGACATTGACCATACAACCAGCAGCAGATGCCCTGTGGTTCTGCTTGCTGGGAACCCTGACTTCACTTCACTGAAGTCTTCAACGGGTCCAAAACAATCATGTGATGACTCAATGACAGAATCATTCCTGGAGGACTTCACGGATGATGCTTTCCTAGACATGCCAAGCTCACAACTCGCTTTTCTACAAGATCCCCAAACAGCAGACAGGAACTGCTATACAGATGAGGACAAAACCTCCATGCCTATGAGACATCCTGAGAAGTCTGTCAGCACTGAAGATAGAAATGAGAGGCATATCGCCCCCAAGGCAAGGAAGAGCGTGTCCGATCATCTGAAGAGAGCTATGATGGCTAATGCAGCGACTCCTTCTAGTGTCTCCCGGACTGCAGTGCAGAAGGAGGCCGTAGTTACAGAGGAGATCAGTGTTGCCATGCAGGCTATGGAATCTGTCTCCATGGTGACAACAGACCTTGGGCCTTTCTTTGGTCTTCCCACCAAAGTGAAGGAGCTGATATGCAATCTCAAAGGAATCAAAGATTTATATG AATGGCAGAAAACTTGTCTAAACCTGGACTCAGTTCAGCAGAGGAGAAACCTCATCTACTCTCTTCCCACCAGTGGTGGGAAGACTTTGGTGGCTGAGATTCTTATCCTCAAAGAGCTTCTGTGCAGAAAGAGGGATGCCCTTTTCATCCTGCCTTATGTATCTCTAGTGCAGGAGAAG GTTCGAGGGTTGGCCAGTTTTGGCCTGGAGCTAGACTTCATGGTGGAGGAGTATGCTGGCAGTAAGGGCAGGTTCCCTCCAGTGAAGGGAAGGGGCAAGAGGTCCCTGTACATTGCCACTATAGAGAAGGCACACGGCCTGGTAAACTCCCTCATAGAGGCTAACAGACTGGACAATGTGGGGCTGGTGGTTGTGGACGAG CTCCACATGTTGGGTGATGGTAGCAGAGGAGCTATCATTGAGATGACTCTAGCCAAAGTGCTATATATCAGTA AGTCAACTCAGATCATTGGAATGAGTGCTACTCTGGGCAATGTCCAAGATATACAGAAGTTTCTGAAGGCAGAGAACTACACTAATGACTTCAGACCG GTTGAGCTGAAGGAGTATGTGAAACTGAAGGACAGCATATACGAGGTGGACCCCAAGGAGGAGGAGTGCTTCAGGTTCTCTCGGCTCCTGAACTTTAAG TACTCCAGTGCCATGCAGAAGATCGATCAGGATCACATTGTTGCCTTGGTGACTGAGGTCATTCCAAGCCAGTCTTGCCTTGTCTTCTGTCCCACCAAGAAGAACTGTGAGAATGTGGCTGAAATGATCTGCAAGTACCTGAAAGA GGACTTTATCCAGCACAAGCAGGCAGAGAAGGCTGTGTTGCTGGGGGAGCTGAGGAGCAGTGGGAACGGCTCCCTGTGTCCGGTGCTCAAGAAGACGGTGCCGTACGGCCTGGCTTACCACCACAGTGGGTTGACCAGTGAAGAGAGGAAGCTGGTGGAGGAGGCCTACTCTGCAGGGGTTCTCTGTCTCCTCACCTGCACCTCTACGCTGGCTGCAGGGATCAACCTACCTGCTCGGAG AGTGATTCTGCGTTCTCCGTACGTGGCAGCAGACTTCCTGAAGAGGAGCCAGTACAAGCAGATGGTGGGGAGGGCTGGACGGGCCGGGATAGACACTCATGGAGAGAGCATCCTCATCCTACAGGACAAAGACAAAGTCTTG GTCAAGAAGCTTGTATCCGCACCAATGGAAATCTGCATAAGCAATCTAATGCATAGCGACGGAAAGGGTGTCCTGAGTCTCATCCTATCCGTCATTGGATTAAAT ATCACGAACAGCTTAGAGCAGATCAGGGACTTCATGAGTGGCACGCTGCTGTCTGTCCAGGAGAAACAGGTGTGCTTGGAGAGGAGCCTGTGGGAGGTGACACAGGAGTGTGTTGAGCTGCTTAAAGAGAAAGGCCTGGTCACCGTTTCCACAGAGCCACAAGATGGGACTCTGCAAGTCACCAAGCTAGGAAGAGCTACTTACAAAG GCTCAGTGGATCTGACCTACTGTGACCTCCTGTATAGAGACCTGTCTAAAGGCCTGGAGAGCCTGATGCTGAACAGTTTCCTCCACCTCATCTACCTGGTCACACCCTATGACATGGTCTCCCAGTGTAAGCCTGACTGGATGGTCTACTTCAGACAG TTCACATTGTTATCAGCTGCGGAGCAAAAGATGTGTGCAGCAGTTGGTGTGTCTGAAAGTTTTGTTGCTAGAAAGGCTGCTGGACAGAATGTCAAGAAG AATATTGACCAGGTGGTGGTGAGTCGGCTGTACCTGGCCCTGGTACTGCTGTCCCTGCTGAAGGAGACTGACCTGTGGAGCGTGGCTGACAGGTTCCAGCTCAGCCGGGGCTTCATCCAGACACTACTCAGCTCTTCCTCAGTATTCTGCTCCTGCGTGCTGCACTTCACCGAG GAGCTGGAAGAGTTCTGGCCCTTCAAAGCTCTCCTGACTGAGCTGACCCGCAGGCTCACCTACTGTGTCCAGGCCGAGCTCATCCCTCTCATGGAGGTAGCAGGAGTCATGGAG AGAAGAGCCAAGCAGCTGTACAATGCTGGATATAAGACACTGGCTCATCTGGCCAATGCTGACCCAAACATTCTCGCCAAGACTGTGGAGAACCTCTTCAAGAAGCAAGCAAATCAGATTGTTGCTTCGGCAAAA ATGCTGCTGAATGAGAAAGCTGATGCCCTTCAGGAGGAGATGGATGACTTAATGATGTTTCCTCTTGATCTCCTCTCTTTGTAA
- the helq gene encoding helicase POLQ-like isoform X1, translating to MSAEIKVKRLSSRKRSRDRRISHLTPARKMTSASGRRCPDNTGQIELPRAMDQSMDAKFSEYCSDTEDLFGDYDSIVSDSSSLAKLDRVGQNMRPHDIDHTTSSRCPVVLLAGNPDFTSLKSSTGPKQSCDDSMTESFLEDFTDDAFLDMPSSQLAFLQDPQTADRNCYTDEDKTSMPMRHPEKSVSTEDRNERHIAPKARKSVSDHLKRAMMANAATPSSVSRTAVQKEAVVTEEISVAMQAMESVSMVTTDLGPFFGLPTKVKELICNLKGIKDLYEWQKTCLNLDSVQQRRNLIYSLPTSGGKTLVAEILILKELLCRKRDALFILPYVSLVQEKVLWSLFCLRNVYNSSFIQLYKGIIIKHFCMSMANLSTVFCMHSQVRGLASFGLELDFMVEEYAGSKGRFPPVKGRGKRSLYIATIEKAHGLVNSLIEANRLDNVGLVVVDELHMLGDGSRGAIIEMTLAKVLYISKSTQIIGMSATLGNVQDIQKFLKAENYTNDFRPVELKEYVKLKDSIYEVDPKEEECFRFSRLLNFKYSSAMQKIDQDHIVALVTEVIPSQSCLVFCPTKKNCENVAEMICKYLKEDFIQHKQAEKAVLLGELRSSGNGSLCPVLKKTVPYGLAYHHSGLTSEERKLVEEAYSAGVLCLLTCTSTLAAGINLPARRVILRSPYVAADFLKRSQYKQMVGRAGRAGIDTHGESILILQDKDKVLVKKLVSAPMEICISNLMHSDGKGVLSLILSVIGLNITNSLEQIRDFMSGTLLSVQEKQVCLERSLWEVTQECVELLKEKGLVTVSTEPQDGTLQVTKLGRATYKGSVDLTYCDLLYRDLSKGLESLMLNSFLHLIYLVTPYDMVSQCKPDWMVYFRQFTLLSAAEQKMCAAVGVSESFVARKAAGQNVKKNIDQVVVSRLYLALVLLSLLKETDLWSVADRFQLSRGFIQTLLSSSSVFCSCVLHFTEELEEFWPFKALLTELTRRLTYCVQAELIPLMEVAGVMERRAKQLYNAGYKTLAHLANADPNILAKTVENLFKKQANQIVASAKMLLNEKADALQEEMDDLMMFPLDLLSL from the exons ATGAGTGCCGAAATCAAAGTAAAACGGCTGTCCTCGAGGAAGAGGTCCAGGGATAGACGAATAAGTCATCTCACGCCCGCAAGGAAAATGACTAGTGCTTCTGGACGACGATGTCCTGACAACACGGGACAGATAGAGCTTCCCAGAGCTATGGACCAATCCATGGATGCAAAGTTCAGTGAG TACTGCAGTGACACCGAGGACTTATTTGGGGATTATGACAGCATTGTAAGCGACAGCTCTTCCCTGGCAAAGCTCGATAGAGTAGGGCAGAACATGAGACCGCATGACATTGACCATACAACCAGCAGCAGATGCCCTGTGGTTCTGCTTGCTGGGAACCCTGACTTCACTTCACTGAAGTCTTCAACGGGTCCAAAACAATCATGTGATGACTCAATGACAGAATCATTCCTGGAGGACTTCACGGATGATGCTTTCCTAGACATGCCAAGCTCACAACTCGCTTTTCTACAAGATCCCCAAACAGCAGACAGGAACTGCTATACAGATGAGGACAAAACCTCCATGCCTATGAGACATCCTGAGAAGTCTGTCAGCACTGAAGATAGAAATGAGAGGCATATCGCCCCCAAGGCAAGGAAGAGCGTGTCCGATCATCTGAAGAGAGCTATGATGGCTAATGCAGCGACTCCTTCTAGTGTCTCCCGGACTGCAGTGCAGAAGGAGGCCGTAGTTACAGAGGAGATCAGTGTTGCCATGCAGGCTATGGAATCTGTCTCCATGGTGACAACAGACCTTGGGCCTTTCTTTGGTCTTCCCACCAAAGTGAAGGAGCTGATATGCAATCTCAAAGGAATCAAAGATTTATATG AATGGCAGAAAACTTGTCTAAACCTGGACTCAGTTCAGCAGAGGAGAAACCTCATCTACTCTCTTCCCACCAGTGGTGGGAAGACTTTGGTGGCTGAGATTCTTATCCTCAAAGAGCTTCTGTGCAGAAAGAGGGATGCCCTTTTCATCCTGCCTTATGTATCTCTAGTGCAGGAGAAGGTATTGTGGTCATTGTTTTGTTTACGAAATGTATATAATTCCTCTTTCATCCAACTGTACAAAGGGATTATAATTAAACATTTTTGTATGTCAATGGCAAATCTGAGCACTGTATTTTGCATGCATTCCCAGGTTCGAGGGTTGGCCAGTTTTGGCCTGGAGCTAGACTTCATGGTGGAGGAGTATGCTGGCAGTAAGGGCAGGTTCCCTCCAGTGAAGGGAAGGGGCAAGAGGTCCCTGTACATTGCCACTATAGAGAAGGCACACGGCCTGGTAAACTCCCTCATAGAGGCTAACAGACTGGACAATGTGGGGCTGGTGGTTGTGGACGAG CTCCACATGTTGGGTGATGGTAGCAGAGGAGCTATCATTGAGATGACTCTAGCCAAAGTGCTATATATCAGTA AGTCAACTCAGATCATTGGAATGAGTGCTACTCTGGGCAATGTCCAAGATATACAGAAGTTTCTGAAGGCAGAGAACTACACTAATGACTTCAGACCG GTTGAGCTGAAGGAGTATGTGAAACTGAAGGACAGCATATACGAGGTGGACCCCAAGGAGGAGGAGTGCTTCAGGTTCTCTCGGCTCCTGAACTTTAAG TACTCCAGTGCCATGCAGAAGATCGATCAGGATCACATTGTTGCCTTGGTGACTGAGGTCATTCCAAGCCAGTCTTGCCTTGTCTTCTGTCCCACCAAGAAGAACTGTGAGAATGTGGCTGAAATGATCTGCAAGTACCTGAAAGA GGACTTTATCCAGCACAAGCAGGCAGAGAAGGCTGTGTTGCTGGGGGAGCTGAGGAGCAGTGGGAACGGCTCCCTGTGTCCGGTGCTCAAGAAGACGGTGCCGTACGGCCTGGCTTACCACCACAGTGGGTTGACCAGTGAAGAGAGGAAGCTGGTGGAGGAGGCCTACTCTGCAGGGGTTCTCTGTCTCCTCACCTGCACCTCTACGCTGGCTGCAGGGATCAACCTACCTGCTCGGAG AGTGATTCTGCGTTCTCCGTACGTGGCAGCAGACTTCCTGAAGAGGAGCCAGTACAAGCAGATGGTGGGGAGGGCTGGACGGGCCGGGATAGACACTCATGGAGAGAGCATCCTCATCCTACAGGACAAAGACAAAGTCTTG GTCAAGAAGCTTGTATCCGCACCAATGGAAATCTGCATAAGCAATCTAATGCATAGCGACGGAAAGGGTGTCCTGAGTCTCATCCTATCCGTCATTGGATTAAAT ATCACGAACAGCTTAGAGCAGATCAGGGACTTCATGAGTGGCACGCTGCTGTCTGTCCAGGAGAAACAGGTGTGCTTGGAGAGGAGCCTGTGGGAGGTGACACAGGAGTGTGTTGAGCTGCTTAAAGAGAAAGGCCTGGTCACCGTTTCCACAGAGCCACAAGATGGGACTCTGCAAGTCACCAAGCTAGGAAGAGCTACTTACAAAG GCTCAGTGGATCTGACCTACTGTGACCTCCTGTATAGAGACCTGTCTAAAGGCCTGGAGAGCCTGATGCTGAACAGTTTCCTCCACCTCATCTACCTGGTCACACCCTATGACATGGTCTCCCAGTGTAAGCCTGACTGGATGGTCTACTTCAGACAG TTCACATTGTTATCAGCTGCGGAGCAAAAGATGTGTGCAGCAGTTGGTGTGTCTGAAAGTTTTGTTGCTAGAAAGGCTGCTGGACAGAATGTCAAGAAG AATATTGACCAGGTGGTGGTGAGTCGGCTGTACCTGGCCCTGGTACTGCTGTCCCTGCTGAAGGAGACTGACCTGTGGAGCGTGGCTGACAGGTTCCAGCTCAGCCGGGGCTTCATCCAGACACTACTCAGCTCTTCCTCAGTATTCTGCTCCTGCGTGCTGCACTTCACCGAG GAGCTGGAAGAGTTCTGGCCCTTCAAAGCTCTCCTGACTGAGCTGACCCGCAGGCTCACCTACTGTGTCCAGGCCGAGCTCATCCCTCTCATGGAGGTAGCAGGAGTCATGGAG AGAAGAGCCAAGCAGCTGTACAATGCTGGATATAAGACACTGGCTCATCTGGCCAATGCTGACCCAAACATTCTCGCCAAGACTGTGGAGAACCTCTTCAAGAAGCAAGCAAATCAGATTGTTGCTTCGGCAAAA ATGCTGCTGAATGAGAAAGCTGATGCCCTTCAGGAGGAGATGGATGACTTAATGATGTTTCCTCTTGATCTCCTCTCTTTGTAA
- the helq gene encoding helicase POLQ-like isoform X3, with protein MSAEIKVKRLSSRKRSRDRRISHLTPARKMTSASGRRCPDNTGQIELPRAMDQSMDAKFSEYCSDTEDLFGDYDSIVSDSSSLAKLDRVGQNMRPHDIDHTTSSRCPVVLLAGNPDFTSLKSSTGPKQSCDDSMTESFLEDFTDDAFLDMPSSQLAFLQDPQTADRNCYTDEDKTSMPMRHPEKSVSTEDRNERHIAPKARKSVSDHLKRAMMANAATPSSVSRTAVQKEAVVTEEISVAMQAMESVSMVTTDLGPFFGLPTKVKELICNLKGIKDLYEWQKTCLNLDSVQQRRNLIYSLPTSGGKTLVAEILILKELLCRKRDALFILPYVSLVQEKVLWSLFCLRNVYNSSFIQLYKGIIIKHFCMSMANLSTVFCMHSQVRGLASFGLELDFMVEEYAGSKGRFPPVKGRGKRSLYIATIEKAHGLVNSLIEANRLDNVGLVVVDELHMLGDGSRGAIIEMTLAKVLYISKSTQIIGMSATLGNVQDIQKFLKAENYTNDFRPVELKEYVKLKDSIYEVDPKEEECFRFSRLLNFKYSSAMQKIDQDHIVALVTEVIPSQSCLVFCPTKKNCENVAEMICKYLKEDFIQHKQAEKAVLLGELRSSGNGSLCPVLKKTVPYGLAYHHSGLTSEERKLVEEAYSAGVLCLLTCTSTLAAGINLPARRVILRSPYVAADFLKRSQYKQMVGRAGRAGIDTHGESILILQDKDKVLVKKLVSAPMEICISNLMHSDGKGVLSLILSVIGLNITNSLEQIRDFMSGTLLSVQEKQVCLERSLWEVTQECVELLKEKGLVTVSTEPQDGTLQVTKLGRATYKGSVDLTYCDLLYRDLSKGLESLMLNSFLHLIYLVTPYDMVSQCKPDWMVYFRQFTLLSAAEQKMCAAVGVSESFVARKAAGQNVKKNIDQVVVSRLYLALVLLSLLKETDLWSVADRFQLSRGFIQTLLSSSSVFCSCVLHFTE; from the exons ATGAGTGCCGAAATCAAAGTAAAACGGCTGTCCTCGAGGAAGAGGTCCAGGGATAGACGAATAAGTCATCTCACGCCCGCAAGGAAAATGACTAGTGCTTCTGGACGACGATGTCCTGACAACACGGGACAGATAGAGCTTCCCAGAGCTATGGACCAATCCATGGATGCAAAGTTCAGTGAG TACTGCAGTGACACCGAGGACTTATTTGGGGATTATGACAGCATTGTAAGCGACAGCTCTTCCCTGGCAAAGCTCGATAGAGTAGGGCAGAACATGAGACCGCATGACATTGACCATACAACCAGCAGCAGATGCCCTGTGGTTCTGCTTGCTGGGAACCCTGACTTCACTTCACTGAAGTCTTCAACGGGTCCAAAACAATCATGTGATGACTCAATGACAGAATCATTCCTGGAGGACTTCACGGATGATGCTTTCCTAGACATGCCAAGCTCACAACTCGCTTTTCTACAAGATCCCCAAACAGCAGACAGGAACTGCTATACAGATGAGGACAAAACCTCCATGCCTATGAGACATCCTGAGAAGTCTGTCAGCACTGAAGATAGAAATGAGAGGCATATCGCCCCCAAGGCAAGGAAGAGCGTGTCCGATCATCTGAAGAGAGCTATGATGGCTAATGCAGCGACTCCTTCTAGTGTCTCCCGGACTGCAGTGCAGAAGGAGGCCGTAGTTACAGAGGAGATCAGTGTTGCCATGCAGGCTATGGAATCTGTCTCCATGGTGACAACAGACCTTGGGCCTTTCTTTGGTCTTCCCACCAAAGTGAAGGAGCTGATATGCAATCTCAAAGGAATCAAAGATTTATATG AATGGCAGAAAACTTGTCTAAACCTGGACTCAGTTCAGCAGAGGAGAAACCTCATCTACTCTCTTCCCACCAGTGGTGGGAAGACTTTGGTGGCTGAGATTCTTATCCTCAAAGAGCTTCTGTGCAGAAAGAGGGATGCCCTTTTCATCCTGCCTTATGTATCTCTAGTGCAGGAGAAGGTATTGTGGTCATTGTTTTGTTTACGAAATGTATATAATTCCTCTTTCATCCAACTGTACAAAGGGATTATAATTAAACATTTTTGTATGTCAATGGCAAATCTGAGCACTGTATTTTGCATGCATTCCCAGGTTCGAGGGTTGGCCAGTTTTGGCCTGGAGCTAGACTTCATGGTGGAGGAGTATGCTGGCAGTAAGGGCAGGTTCCCTCCAGTGAAGGGAAGGGGCAAGAGGTCCCTGTACATTGCCACTATAGAGAAGGCACACGGCCTGGTAAACTCCCTCATAGAGGCTAACAGACTGGACAATGTGGGGCTGGTGGTTGTGGACGAG CTCCACATGTTGGGTGATGGTAGCAGAGGAGCTATCATTGAGATGACTCTAGCCAAAGTGCTATATATCAGTA AGTCAACTCAGATCATTGGAATGAGTGCTACTCTGGGCAATGTCCAAGATATACAGAAGTTTCTGAAGGCAGAGAACTACACTAATGACTTCAGACCG GTTGAGCTGAAGGAGTATGTGAAACTGAAGGACAGCATATACGAGGTGGACCCCAAGGAGGAGGAGTGCTTCAGGTTCTCTCGGCTCCTGAACTTTAAG TACTCCAGTGCCATGCAGAAGATCGATCAGGATCACATTGTTGCCTTGGTGACTGAGGTCATTCCAAGCCAGTCTTGCCTTGTCTTCTGTCCCACCAAGAAGAACTGTGAGAATGTGGCTGAAATGATCTGCAAGTACCTGAAAGA GGACTTTATCCAGCACAAGCAGGCAGAGAAGGCTGTGTTGCTGGGGGAGCTGAGGAGCAGTGGGAACGGCTCCCTGTGTCCGGTGCTCAAGAAGACGGTGCCGTACGGCCTGGCTTACCACCACAGTGGGTTGACCAGTGAAGAGAGGAAGCTGGTGGAGGAGGCCTACTCTGCAGGGGTTCTCTGTCTCCTCACCTGCACCTCTACGCTGGCTGCAGGGATCAACCTACCTGCTCGGAG AGTGATTCTGCGTTCTCCGTACGTGGCAGCAGACTTCCTGAAGAGGAGCCAGTACAAGCAGATGGTGGGGAGGGCTGGACGGGCCGGGATAGACACTCATGGAGAGAGCATCCTCATCCTACAGGACAAAGACAAAGTCTTG GTCAAGAAGCTTGTATCCGCACCAATGGAAATCTGCATAAGCAATCTAATGCATAGCGACGGAAAGGGTGTCCTGAGTCTCATCCTATCCGTCATTGGATTAAAT ATCACGAACAGCTTAGAGCAGATCAGGGACTTCATGAGTGGCACGCTGCTGTCTGTCCAGGAGAAACAGGTGTGCTTGGAGAGGAGCCTGTGGGAGGTGACACAGGAGTGTGTTGAGCTGCTTAAAGAGAAAGGCCTGGTCACCGTTTCCACAGAGCCACAAGATGGGACTCTGCAAGTCACCAAGCTAGGAAGAGCTACTTACAAAG GCTCAGTGGATCTGACCTACTGTGACCTCCTGTATAGAGACCTGTCTAAAGGCCTGGAGAGCCTGATGCTGAACAGTTTCCTCCACCTCATCTACCTGGTCACACCCTATGACATGGTCTCCCAGTGTAAGCCTGACTGGATGGTCTACTTCAGACAG TTCACATTGTTATCAGCTGCGGAGCAAAAGATGTGTGCAGCAGTTGGTGTGTCTGAAAGTTTTGTTGCTAGAAAGGCTGCTGGACAGAATGTCAAGAAG AATATTGACCAGGTGGTGGTGAGTCGGCTGTACCTGGCCCTGGTACTGCTGTCCCTGCTGAAGGAGACTGACCTGTGGAGCGTGGCTGACAGGTTCCAGCTCAGCCGGGGCTTCATCCAGACACTACTCAGCTCTTCCTCAGTATTCTGCTCCTGCGTGCTGCACTTCACCGAG TGA